The genomic region agcggcggtcagctttgaccgccgcttctaaagggttaataccgcacatcgccgcgatcggcgatgtgtggtattagccgcgggtcccggccgttgattaccgccgggaccgacgcgatatgatgcgggatcgcggcgcgatcccgcttcatatcgcgggagccggcgcaggacgtaaatatacgtcctgcgtcgttaaggggttaaataagttaaaggggtactccactgccccagtgttcggaacaaaattgttccgaatgctggggcagtagagtacccctttaaatctatagtAGAAAACAGAGGGTATGCCTTGGATGTCTGTTGTGTACTTTGACACTGTATTTTAAATAGAATACACTGAACTTACTCTGAAACTCAAAAGGGACTCACCTGGGGGCCAGCTGGTATTAATTGACTTGCTTCCCATTTTGTTTGAAGGAGGTGATTTGGCAGGTAACCAGCTGTCACCCGTTGGCCCTCCATGCAATCCTACAGAATCTCCAGGCATCATGTCAAACTGGTTGTAGGGGGAACCACCACGATTCTTCCCAGGGGGTGCAATGGAGCCTGAGGGTAaggaaatacatatatatatttttccttctTTAAAAGGGTTACATAGTTTAATTAACTCCTTTTAACATCAATAATAGTTTAGTAAACCGCGTATAATGGTTACTCAGCTGTTTACCACTTCCTAGCCACCTCTGTTGATGCAACTAGGCCGAAGACCCTCAAAATGAACATAGGTGCAACCTGCATTTATTCAACATTTACAGCATACCCTGTTGATATATTCTAAATGTCCCTGATGGGGATAGTCCAAAAATCACCAAATAAGCACAACTCTACTGCTTAACCTATAATCCACTGTGGCAATACTTCCCTGCATAGGAATGAAGGTAAGACAAGTAGTATTTTGAGGAAAGTAGCTGCCATCAGAGCAGGGCTTTTTACCCTATCACTTCATCTCGCACAAAATTCACTTCAAGTTATAGTGTAAACTCAATAAATGATATCCTTTAATGTGGAGACAGGAAATCCTCCCAAATTAACAAACTAACATAAAAACCCTGCTTACCATTCTTAGATAGATTGACTTCTTGGGACACTGAGGAAGGCAAACCATCCATCATGGACGTCCATTGCTTAAAACGGGATTCTACCCCAGCCTCCTTTCCATAATCAACTCCACTTGAGCTGAAGCCTAAAAATGACAGAAAATTGTTTATTCAGGTTACACATAAAAGAATTTCTACTTTCCAAATCAGTTTTGGTCCAGAAAGCCATTCATTCTTTAAAAGAAAAAcggtcagccagttcacccacactaaacccaatatactgggtgatagtgcgggtgaacaggagtccataaaGCGTTCACTTACTTTAGTGTGTGCCCTGGCCGCTGAGTACTCCCCCGTTAAAATTCCTTTTGTCCTCTCTGCAGTAGCGCTTTGAAGGCGGTCCCCCGGCGTACATATCTCTTTGGGTGCCGGAGGAAGGGGCCTAAGCCCGCCCCTGTTTGCATATTAAttttcttcaactccacgtcctagtgacatgGAGTCACATGCCCTTGGAgcgcagcgctctgtctgcagagcgcatgcaCCTGAAGTTTTCACACAGCTCTCACatcctgatgacgtgagagctgtgaATCAGGAGAGAGCGCTCTGCACAGTGTACATGCGCCGGGCCCTCACTACAGAGGTCGGGAGTAGAAGTCCGGGACCCAAAGAGACATGGATGCTGGGGGACCGCCTTCAAAGCGCTACTGCAGAGAGGACAAATGGAATTTTAACggagggggtggggtgggacTCAGCGGCCAGGGCACACACTAAGGTAAGTGAACGCtttatggactcctgttcacccacactatcacccagtatattgggtttaatgtgggtgcactggctgacagttttcctttaaatgataGCAATAAAAACCCAAATCTTTTGGGTTGGGTTATAGCATTAGTTACTTCTAGAGGGTTTAGTAGCCTTTAAAACGGACAGCTTAAGAAAGATCGCAATTAATAGCACtgtaggacttaaaggggttatccacataaggtgattttagtaagtacctggcagacagtgatggacaggcttaggaaggatctgcgcttgtcttggggctaaatggctatgttgtgagattaccataatgctgtggctagctttttgtgaactgactaTTTCCTGCTGGATTTTGTTTTCAAACTACACATCTCATAATTCCAATGCTTagaagtttgaggtcactttcctccctcccacacatcagccaccccatcccttgaaacacaaatgagctgcattccattctaAAGACcattgttttctaaccagggtgcctccagctattgtcaaatgatctctctcccacccagcggtcgctccacccattgaagcagacagactctgttatcacctgactagtgatgtcacatctcgacgctctgcaacctgggaaaacccgagacctAAGTAAttatgtatgctgctaaaaataaatattgaggcgaaagaagaattgcgagactacagtcacacacaggtacagacactatattatgaactacactaactttaatgcccctgtagcatagtcaaataaataaaaaaaaatcctggaatacccctttaaatcttaatgtAATTTAGTTGCTCTGTAACAAAAAACTGCCAAAGCAGCACAATTATGATCCCAAAAATTCCCATTATAACATTTTGATACCTCCCCCAAGTCTCCATTAGTTTCAGAGATAGGTAAAATATATCATAGAGTAACAGCACTAACCTGATCCATATCCAGGCATGTGCCCTTTGGACTGCATGTCTGAGAGCCCTACAGGATCAAGATGAGACTTGGGTCCAGCTGGATGAGAGGGAGAGTGCTTCATACCTGGCTGCCTCtgttgctgttgctgctgctgctggaggGCACTTACCATTCGAGCCAATTGCTAAAAAGACATTAACAAGTTAAACAATAAACAGAATGCTgtggaacagtgtttcccaaccagggggcctccagctgttgcaaaactacaactcccagcatgcccggacagccaacggctgtccgggcatgctgggagttgtagttttgcaacagctggaggcaccctggttgggaaacactgctgtagaaagtAAAATTAATATGGAAGGCCTAGTGGTAGTAGTTAGATTTGGAGACTGAGTGGTACCttttaaacaattaaaaaaaaatatgcaggttAGATACTTCAATAAATTGTGGGTAACTTGCAGGCATGAGTTAAATAGTTACCTGTTGCTCTTGCTGCTGCCTGACAGCCTGCGAGATCTTTCTCTGATTCTGCAgtagttgctgctgctgctgctgttgttgctgctgctgctgcaaaaGGAGCTGACAGGCCTGTACAAAGTAAATGCAAGTCAAAAATGCATAGATCAAATAGTGATTCACACTataagtcagtggtctccaatctgcggacctccagatgtggcaaaactataaccccccagccgttggctgtccgggcatgctgggagttgtagttttgcaacatctggaggtccgcaggttgaagaccactgctataagtAGTGGTTCAGTGTGGGGCCATAAAGCACCATGAACATGGCACCAACATTTACATGAGGCCCGGGTAGGCTACAAATATCGGATCAGTGTTGCACAAATGCATTGATTACAGCAGGGAAGATTCATAATGTAACCTCTATGGGGTCTTCTTGACCGACCCACAATGGCAGAAGATGGAAAAGAGGGATCAGGCATGTTTGAGTTTAACTTAGATTCATCTTTTATTGCATATATGTTCTGAAcaggaaaagagagagaaagcCTTGGACAGACTCTTCAAACACAAAAAGTTTTGGCCAGGTAAGATCCTACATGTCTGATTCTACTCCCAATTGACTTCacccctttgggggggggggggggggagatagagGGAAGCCACTATTCACATTAGGTGGTTCGCAGATCTTGCTGGAATTGACAGGTTCAGCCATTAAAAGTCTAATGTATGTGGCTAGCTTTATTCCCTTATCCCTTCCGAAACAAAAATGTATACTTAATGCCGAATATACAAGTTCATGGGGAGATGTTAAAGATTGCATTCTAAAGTCATGGCAAGTCATGGGGATAAAGTTAAAAACTGTACATTTTTATATGAACTTCATGTGTGTCACTCGATTCCACTCTCCatgcatatatttatgtatatatgtatgtaagccCTTACAGATGATTCTTTTTGGTCTGTATTTCTAACGGTTTGTATGTCcatattttattttggtggtaatgcCTTTTTTGTACTCACCAGCTGAAACTGCTGGATTTGAGGGAGCTGGCTCAGCATGGCAATCTGCTGAGGAGAGAGTTGGGGCCCCATGTTGAACAGTCCTGGGTTCATGTTGCTGTTAGGGAACTGCTTCAGCATGGAGGCTGAGACCTAAGAAAATAGGGAAAAATAAGGTAAACAAACCAATAGAAGAGGACTAGAACACACAACCATAACAGAAAAATTAAattcacacactatattatatatatatatatatatatatatatatatatatatgtatatgtatatacacttatacacacacacgcactatatatatatatatatatatatatatatatatatatatatatatatacacacacacacacacacacatatatatatatatacacacacacacacacacatatatacacacacacacacacacatatatacacacacacacacatatatacacacacacacatatatatacacacacacacacatatatacacacacacacatatatatacacacacacacacatatatatatacacacacacacacatatatatatacacacacacacacatatatatatacacacacacacacatatatatatacacacacacacacacacacacacacacacatatatatatacacacacacacacacacacatatatatatacacacacacacacacacatatatatatacacacacacacacacacacatatatatatatacacacacacacacacacatatatatatatacacacacacacacacacatatatatatatacacacacacacatatatatacacacacacacacacatatatatacacacacacacacacatatatatatacacacacacacacatatatatatacacacacacacacatatatatatacacacacacacacacacatatatatatacacacacacacacatatatatatacacacacacacatatatatatacacacacacacacacacatatatatacacacacacacatatgtatatatatatacacacacacacatgtatatatatacacacacacacacatatgtatatatatacacacacacacacacacatatgtatatatacacacacacacacacatatatacacacacacacacacatacacatatatacacacacacacacatatatacacacacacacacatatatacacacacacacatatatacacacacacacacatatatatatatatatatatatatatatatacacacacacatatatatacacacacacatatatatacacacacacatatatatatatatatacacacacacatatatatgtgtatatatatatatatatatatatatatatatacacacacacacacacacatatatatatatatatacacacacacatatatatgtatatatatatatatatatatatatatatatatatatatatacacacacacacacatatatatatatacacacacacatactcacaAACACctactcacacacacatatatatatatatatatatacacacacacacacctactcacacacaaacacacacatatatatatatatatatatcctacacaCAAGTTATGATCTCACCTGGGGAGAAAGGAACTGGGGAGGCACTTGTGCCCGGAGGTTGGGAGATGAGTTGAGCGATGGCACAGGGTTGTGCATGCCTCGCGATTGTGCACCGCTGTTCCCGAACAGACCGTGATTGCCACCCTAAATGTATGAAAGTTATTGCATTTTAGATTTGGCAACTGTACATTAGACTCACTTATTTGCTGCACATTAAAAGGATATCATTTATTGTAAAAACTGACAGGCATGTCATAGTGATGTCAGAAGGTTtccctggtgtgtgtgtgtgtgtgtgtgtgtgtgtgtgtgtgtgtgtgtgtgtgtgtgtgtgtgtgtggggggggggtcttcacTAATCACTAAGAAGAAAAAAGGCAGAAGTGCTCAAACACTTGACTCTCCAAGCAAAGATGAAGGTGCACAGGGGCTTCTCTCCCTTAATTCTATCAAgcggtggggggtctcagcacaaGGACAACCGACTAACAAAACTTCTGCCAAGtcactatgacatgtcaaaaaCTTTTAAAGAGATATTCCAGGATTAGAATGTATCCCCAGCCACAggataagccagtgtttcccaaccagggtgcctccaggtgttgcaaaactacaactcccatcatgcccagacagccgaaggctgtctgggcatgctgggagttttagttttgcaacagctgtaggcaccctggtttgggaacACTAGGATAagagataactagctgatcagtggggaaGTTTactgggatccccccccccccccattccttctCCTAACAGAGGTAAATTGTCCTTCAAAAGAATGGGGACCACTGCTCTATCTATTCCCTGTAGCACTTCCAAACATTGCCAAGCGCTGTACTatttggaagtcccatagacagtgaatggagcagtggtaaaACGTGCACTTTGTCACTCCATTTCCAGTCATTTAGCGGACAAGTGACCTCAGTTAGCGTGAACAATAGGGGTCACAGAGGAAGGACCCCCCACAGATGAgctctttatcccctatcctgtgggcagGTACCCTACAGTGTGTTCCAGTCGCTACCACACCAACAaattacagagaaaaaaaaaaacaaaaacaaaacctgaAGCTATCAAGAAATCCACAAATATCCAATAGTGTAAGACCAGAGGTATATGGTGCAGTGATGTAACAGAAGAAAGCTTTATAGACAATCTACATATGTAATGTACTAAATGTACCGTACtttgtaagcccccccccccaaaaaaaaaaaaaaaaaaaaaaaaatcacagaccaTATTTTATAATGGCCCTGTTCACATTAGAgttattgctttgattcagaaCACATCCATAATAGCCGTCACACAACAGTTTTCCTACAGATTCCTTCAAACTTCTAATATGTCTTTCAGGTTCCCCtgttattaaaaggggtactccggtggaacacaatttttttttaaatcaactggtgccagaaagttaaacagatttgtaagttacttctatttaaaaatcggaatccttccagtacttatccgctgctgtatgctccacaagaagttgtgtcgttcttttctgtctgaccacagtgttctttgctgccacctctgtccatgtcggggactgtccagagcatgagtaaatccccatagcaaacatctccggctctgaacagttcctgacatggacagaagtgacagcagagagcactgtggtcagacagaaaagaacaactccacttcctgtggagcatacagcagctgataagtactggaagggtaagattttttttttttatagaagtaatttacagatctgttcaactttctggcaccagttgatttaataaaaataaaaaaaagttttccaccggagtacccctttaagagaaagtcTTGTGCTGCAGGTTATCCTAGCTGTTAAATGGCAAGAGAAGCACAACAAAAAAGGAAACCAGTAAAAAGAGCATACAGCATAtccccatatataatatactacaTAGAGCTGAACCAGCTGCACACACCTTCTCCTGTATTTGTATATAAGGTGAAGAAAAAGCTCCAgttctcaaaaaaaaataaaaaaaataaaaaaattttgtgagGAGTTTAAAATAAGGACTGTTTAAGGTGAATATTACATTTTAACCAATTTTTTTGGTCTAATGTGTACAGTGACTGCTGATTGTGGGCCTTTACATGCCAGGGTACACTTTGAAGTAAGGCATTGTAATAGGCATCCAAGGGGATTGTACTGATgacaaaagttgcacattttcacGAGACTTGTGCCTGTTTGATTCTGCACACAGAGAGGGATATTTATCCAAACTTGCTGTAATGTTAATATGGAATATCTTTCACCAAGAACTCCAGtgtcctttatcaatttctcCAAAATGATATGGAATTGCTTAAATGGCTTCGTACTGGCCCTAGTGTGTGTCAGATGGAAACATTGCAGAATATCTTGGCGACAAGTAAACAATAGGAAAAGACATCTATGCAAACAAAAGCATCTAGTGACAACCCGGGCGtcacaatatattatatatatatatatatatatatatatatatatatatatatatatatatatatatatatatatatatatactgtgtgtgtgtgtgtgtgtatatatatatatattatttatttatttattaaaggggtattccgggcaaaatcattttatcccctatccaaaggataggggataagatgtctgattctggggggtgtctgattctggggggataagatgtctgattctatgcgggtgctgaatcttgttttggaaacctccgggtttccggcactggggatgtgatgtcacgccacgccccctccattcatgtctatgggagggggcgtgacggcagtcacgccccctcccatagacatgaatggagggggcgtggcgtggcgtgacgtcaaatCCCCagtcccaga from Hyla sarda isolate aHylSar1 unplaced genomic scaffold, aHylSar1.hap1 scaffold_3423, whole genome shotgun sequence harbors:
- the LOC130330907 gene encoding trinucleotide repeat-containing gene 6B protein-like, giving the protein SQVDDSSASKMDHPVGVLPDKKFEADKRGVNLGDFNDMMRKDRSGFRLPNSKEMGAADSGPYFEKLTLPFSNQDGCLGDEAPCSPFSPSPSYKLSPSGSSLPSVGLGAIGSGLNPQTFAARQGGNHGLFGNSGAQSRGMHNPVPSLNSSPNLRAQVPPQFLSPQVSASMLKQFPNSNMNPGLFNMGPQLSPQQIAMLSQLPQIQQFQLACQLLLQQQQQQQQQQQQLLQNQRKISQAVRQQQEQQQLARMVSALQQQQQQQQRQPGMKHSPSHPAGPKSHLDPVGLSDMQSKGHMPGYGSGFSSSGVDYGKEAGVESRFKQWTSMMDGLPSSVSQEVNLSKNGSIAPPGKNRGGSPYNQFDMMPGDSVGLHGGPTGDSWLPAKSPPSNKMGSKSINTSWPP